A single genomic interval of Argonema galeatum A003/A1 harbors:
- a CDS encoding response regulator — translation MKEIRVALIEDHDLTRVGIRTALQQREEITVVGEAANGNEGLKLLLATKPDIAIVDIGLPDMDGIELTRQLKASIGEDRQGPKVLILTLQDNQEAVLAAFAAGADSYCMKDISFDNLLEALRVTQEGNSWIDPAIARIVLKQTRQAATAATSPSSSGIEAANSKTVAIAATEPEYSQMLEAYPLTDRELEVLQLIVEGHSNAAIADKLYITVGTVKTHVRNILNKLCADDRTQAAVRALRSGLVG, via the coding sequence ATGAAAGAAATTCGCGTTGCCCTCATTGAAGATCATGACCTCACCCGTGTGGGGATTAGGACAGCACTACAACAGCGAGAAGAAATTACTGTTGTAGGCGAAGCCGCAAATGGCAATGAGGGATTAAAGCTGCTACTGGCAACGAAACCAGATATTGCGATAGTTGACATTGGTCTGCCAGACATGGATGGGATTGAGTTGACCAGGCAGCTAAAAGCATCTATAGGAGAGGATAGGCAAGGCCCAAAAGTCTTGATTTTGACATTACAAGACAACCAAGAAGCTGTACTGGCGGCTTTTGCAGCTGGGGCCGACTCCTATTGCATGAAGGATATCAGTTTTGATAATTTGCTAGAAGCGCTGCGAGTGACCCAAGAAGGGAACTCGTGGATCGATCCCGCGATCGCAAGGATTGTACTCAAGCAGACTCGTCAAGCAGCCACTGCGGCAACATCGCCGTCAAGCAGTGGCATCGAAGCAGCTAACTCTAAAACTGTTGCGATCGCAGCAACGGAACCAGAGTACAGTCAAATGCTGGAAGCTTACCCCTTGACAGATCGAGAATTAGAAGTCTTACAACTGATTGTGGAAGGCCACAGCAATGCCGCGATCGCTGACAAGCTCTACATTACTGTAGGAACTGTCAAGACCCACGTCCGCAATATTTTAAACAAACTCTGTGCCGATGACCGTACCCAAGCCGCTGTCCGTGCCTTGCGCTCCGGGTTAGTGGGATAA